A genome region from Rhinoraja longicauda isolate Sanriku21f chromosome 43, sRhiLon1.1, whole genome shotgun sequence includes the following:
- the LOC144612213 gene encoding putative G-protein coupled receptor 139: MHEPPSGAVYSIYYPVLAAIGVPVNIVAMVILCRGKCGLSRCITLYLVAMAASDLMVLITAVILQRIAGIYFPGSYLSLTWVCRVKTPVAYACRDSSVWLTVAFTFDRFVAICCRNFKRKYCTKETAARVVAAVVTLSFVKNVAFLFLYLPLYIADNLPWYCRLIPSYYTSPWWRAYSYFNHVTTPLLPFALILLLNVLTVKHIVAAGRVRKSLRDNALPGKGPDPEMENRKKSIVLLFSISGNVILLWMTYIVHYLYFRITKSYTYSGYNDPVFILAEAGNMLLLLSCCTNTFIYTVTQSKFRDQLKTMLTYPFRQVANCV, from the coding sequence TTAACATTGTCGCCATGGTGATTCTGTGTCGCGGGAAGTGCGGTCTGTCCAGGTGTATCACCCTCTACCTGGTTGCCATGGCGGCGTCTGATCTGATGGTCCTCATCACCGCCGTCATTCTACAACGCATCGCCGGCATTTACTTCCCCGGGAGTTACCTGTCCCTCACCTGGGTCTGCCGCGTCAAGACCCCCGTCGCTTACGCGTGCAGGGACTCCTCCGTCTGGCTCACCGtcgccttcaccttcgatcgcttCGTGGCCATTTGCTGTCGCAACTTTAAACGCAAGTACTGCACCAAAGAAACGGCAGCGCGCGTCGTCGCCGCTGTTGTAACTTTGAGTTTTGTAAAGAATGTCGCCTTTTTGTTCCTTTACTTACCGCTTTACATCGCGGACAACCTCCCGTGGTATTGCCGGTTAATACCAAGCTATTACACCTCGCCCTGGTGGCGAGCTTACTCTTACTTTAATCACGTCACCACACCCCTGCTACCGTTCGCGCTTATATTGTTGCTGAACGTCCTGACGGTCAAACACATCGTCGCCGCCGGCAGAGTCCGGAAGTCGTTGCGGGATAACGCTCTGCCCGGGAAAGGTCCTGACCCCGAGATGGAGAACCGGAAGAAGTCGATCGTTTTACTATTCAGCATTTCCGGCAACGTTATCCTACTCTGGATGACCTACATAGTGCACTATTTGTACTTTCGGATCACTAAATCTTATACTTACTCCGGATACAACGACCCGGTGTTTATTCTTGCAGAAGCGGGGAATATGCTTCTGCTTCTCAGTtgctgcaccaacacgtttatttatacggtgacccagagtaaattcagagATCAGCTGAAGACCATGTTAACGTACCCGTTCCGTCAGGTTGCTAACTGCGtttag